A part of Capsicum annuum cultivar UCD-10X-F1 chromosome 6, UCD10Xv1.1, whole genome shotgun sequence genomic DNA contains:
- the LOC107854364 gene encoding inorganic pyrophosphatase 1, whose translation MAGIVVVFDFDKTIIDVDSDNWVVDQLGDTELFNQLMPTMPWNSLMDTMMKELHARGKTIGDIEEVLKRVPIHERIVPAIKSAHALGCDLRVVSDANVFFIETILRHLGIGDCFTEINTNPGCVNEEGRLQILPYVDFQTAPHGCNLCPPNMCKGLIVERIQASLAKEGKKRMVYLGDGIGDFCPSLKLRKGDLVMPRKDFPAWNLINKNRTLVKAAVHEWTDGEELEHILLQLINIIIAEESQLVSVECKFQTMSRAANGALSGALPVPY comes from the exons ATGGCTGGAATTGTGGTGGTCTTCGACTTTGACAAGACAATCATTGATGTGGATAGTGATAACTGGGTGGTGGATCAGTTAGGTGACACTGAATTGTTTAATCAACTTATGCCCACTATGCCATGGAACTCTCTCATG GATACAATGATGAAGGAGCTTCATGCACGAGGGAAAACTATTGGAGACATTGAAGAGGTGCTGAAACGGGTTCCCATACATGAGAGGATTGTCCCAGCCATTAAATCAGCTCATGCATTAGG GTGTGATTTGCGAGTAGTAAGCGATGCAAATGTATTCTTCATTGAGACAATCTTGAGACATCTGGGAATTGGGGATTGTTTCACGGAGATCAACACGAATCCAGGCTGCGTCAATGAGGAAGGCAGGCTTCAAATCCTCCCTTACGTTGATTTTCAAACAGCCCCACATGGCTGCAATCTCTGCCCTCCCAACATGTGCAAGGGTCTGATAGTAGAAAGAATACAAGCCTCCTTGGCTAAGGAAGGGAAGAAAAGAATGGTCTATCTAGGTGATGGGATCGGCGATTTCTGCCCCAGTCTGAAGCTCAGAAAAGGAGATCTCGTCATGCCAAGAAAAGATTTCCCAGCTTGGAATCTGATAAACAAAAATAGGACACTAGTAAAAGCAGCGGTCCATGAGTGGACTGATGGGGAAGAGCTTGAGCACATTCTTCTACAACTGATTAACATAATCATAGCGGAAGAAAGCCAATTGGTATCAGTCGAGTGCAAATTCCAGACGATGTCCAGAGCAGCTAATGGAGCTTTGTCAGGGGCTCTTCCAGTACCTTACTAA